CCTATTATACCAAATAGTTACTCCGTGTAAAAGAAAAAGCGTTGAATAAAAAGATTTATCTTTTTATTCAACGCTTAAGGCCTAATTTAAAATGAATCTTAACTAAATCATCTTAATGCTAAAGCTTTTTTATCTTGTTTTTGATCACTTGATCGCTTTATAATTTGATTTCTTTAAAATCTTTGACCTGTTTGGTAATTGCAATTTCTGTTGGCAGACGTTCAATGCTGGATGCTCCAAAAAAGCCGCAAACACCTTTTGTTCGGTCCAGAACATATTTGGCATCTTCCGGTTCGGCAACCGGTCCGCCATGAACAATCACCATCACATCCGGATTAACCGCTTTTCCCGCATCACAGATTTCCTGAGTTAACTTAACACAATCATCAAGCGTTTTAGCCGACTCGGCCCCAATACTCCCTTTTGTTGTCAGACCCATGTGGGCAACCAGTACATCCGCTCCGGCCTTGGCCATTTTTTCGGCTTCGTCGACATTAAACACGTAGGGAGTTGTAACCAGATCCAGTTCGTGCGCTTTTCGGATCATTTCAACTTCCAAGTCGTAACCCATATTGGTTTCTTCCAGATTTTGTCTGAAGACACCATCGATCAGTCCCACCGTCGGAAAATTCTGAACCCCGGAAAAACCCGCTTCTTTAACCTGTTTTAAAAACATTTCCATGTCTCTAAAAGGATCAGTCCCGCAGACCCCTGCCAAAACCGGCGTATCTTTCACGATGGTTACGACTTCTCTGGCCATATCCATAACAATCGCATTGGCATCACCATAGGATAACAGTCCGGCCAAAGAGCCACGTCCGGCCATCCGATAACGACCAGAGTTATAAATGATAATCAAGTCGACTCCACCGGCTTCAGCACATTTTGCCGAAATCCCGGTGCCGGCACCAGCACCAACCACAGAAATTCCTTTTTCACCTTGTTCTCGCAAACGCCGTAATACTTCTTCTCGTTTTATTGCCATGTTATTTTCTCCTTTGATTATTTTAAGTATCGATAATTGCGAAATTAAAAAACATCAAACCACGGTTGCTTTGGGTTCAGTTTTCACAAACGATTTCGTAACGTGTAGGCGAACAGTTCATCGAACTGTCCGCCGTACAGTGTAGAAATTGTTTCGTGCGAAACTGGGCCCAAAGCTCACGGCATTTTCACAATTACCTATTATTTAAGTAAGCAATTAGCTATTATTTAAAGCATCATTTAGCCTTTATGCTTCAATCATTGATATCAGTTTTTTAGCCATTGCGATCGCAAAGGTTGGATCATTGATATCGGTATCCATTTCAATCACTTCCACTTTATCATTCATATTTTCTCTTAGTTGTTCAAACAATTCAGCATCTTCCATCGGTCCATAAAACGGTGCGCCTTCAACGTCAATTGCCGAAACCCCTTTTAAAGGGATAAAAAGTGCCACCGGGCCCGTGGCCATATTCAATTTTCCAGCGATAATTTTCCCCATCTGGGAACATTCCTCAACCGTTGTACGCATCAAGGTGACACTGGCATTATGTTTGTACAAATTACGATTTTTATATTTTTCCGGGACCGTTTCAATCGCCCCAAAATTGACCATATCTAACGCTCCGACTGACACTACTTCCGGGATTCCCGCTTTTGCAGCCGCTTCCAGTCGGGTCGGACCAGCTGTAAATACTCCTCCGGCGACTTCATCACACCATTCGGTGGTTGTCGCATCAAATACACCCTTGATAAAACCGGCTTCAATCAAACTTTCCATCGCCATCCCGCCAGCTCCGGTAGCATGAAATACTAAAACCTCATAACCCTGTTCTTCCAGATATTCTCTGGCTGCAGTTACACAAGGGGTGGTAACCCCAAACATGGTTGCCGCCAACAACGTTTTTTCGACTTTAAGTTCAGGAATATCAAAACTGGCCATCCCGGCAATAGCATTGGCCGCATTAGCCAAAATATGATTAGAAATACTATTGATTCCTGAAATATCCACGACCGAATACATCATCGTGATGTCTTTTTCACCCACATAGGGGCGCGTATCACCTGATGCAACCGTCGAAACCATAATCTTAGGAACACCTACCGGCAGACTTCTCATGGCGTAGGTTCCAATTGTCGTGCCGGCTGATCCGCCAAGACTGATGATCCCAGCTACTTTGCCCTGATTATATAAATCTTTAGTGATTTTAGCAGCTCCTGCCATCATTACATCGATCCCCAGACCGCGATCATTTTTTAATTTTAGTTCTTCGAGTGATGATCCTCCGGCGATAGCAACGGTTTCACTGGTGATATCCGGCACAAATAATGGTTCCCCAATCACACCGCAATTGACCGTTGTTGTGGTTAACCCCCGTTTTTCAATCAGTTCTTTAACAAATTGAAATTCATGACCTTTTGTATCAAAGGTTCCGACAATTAATACATTTTTCATTCTACGCCCCCTTAATTTATTTTCTACACACCTATAAATTAGTAGCAAATTTTGTGCCAAAACAGCCTACTCATCAATGTCGCTGATCTAGCCATTCCCATTTTTCTAATGAGAAAACGTTTTCTCATCGTCATTCAAAGTGGGCAATATTTTCCCATTTTGAGAAAACATTGCCCACTTAAATTAAGACCTCTATTCGAGTGATAAATTATATTTTAAAATCTTATTGTATAAAGTTCTTCTGGAAATACCCATTCGTTTGGCCGCCTCGGTGCGATTCCATTGACAGTCATTTAAAACTTCCAGAATATAATTTTTTTCGAGTTGTTCTTTACTATTCGTCAATATCTCCGCATTGATTTCCTGTGCCACCGCTTCCTCTGGCTGACGCTGGTTGCTTTGACCAGAAAGATTGAAATCTTCAACTTCCAAATCTTCCCGCCTAATATATTTGCCATCACTGAGAATTACCGCTCTTTCCAACACATGCTTAAGTTCCCGCACATTTCCGGGCCATTGACATTCCATCAGATAGGCAATGACAGCGGGGGCCAAACGCTTTTCTTCCAGTTGATATTTGGTTTTAAATTCGTCTAAAAAGCGATTGCAAAGCAAGGGAATATCTTCGGTGTGTCTGCGTAGCGGTGGTGTTCTAATTTCCACTACATTCAAACGGTAATATAGATCTTCTCTAAAGTGATTGCTTTCAACGGCCTGTTTAATATCAACATTTGTCGCACAAACGATTCGGACATCGACATAAATTGTTTTTTCGCCACCAACCCGTTCAAACTCCTGTTGCTGAATGATGCGCAGCACTTTGGCCTGAAGATCGATATCCATCTCACCGATTTCGTCTAAAAAAAGGGTTCCATGATTGGCCAGCTCAAATTTTCCTAAACGTCTTTTTTCAGCTCCGGTAAAAGCACCTTTTTCATGACCGAATAGTTCACTTTCCAACAAATTTGGCGGCAAAGCAGCACAATTTACTTTAATTAGCGGGCCCAGACAACGTTTACTGTTAAAATGCAGCGCTTTAGCAACTAATTCTTTACCCGTGCCACTTTCACCTTGAATTAAAACATTAACGTCTTTATCAGCGACTTTGTTGATCAACTCATACATATCCTGCATGATCAAACTTTGCCCGACAATTTCGTCAAAGCCGCGTTTTTTTAAGAGTTCTTTTTTAAGGTGTTTATTTTCCTGCTTCAACTTATAATAATTTTTAAATTTATCCGTAGTTTCCGATATCGCCAATTCGGTTGGAATTCGCTCAAAGCTTGATCCTCCAATATAACCGATGGTTTGAGAGTTTTTATAAAAATAGTAGGCGTCCTCCGGCGAATTAATCGGGCCGCCATAAATCATTTTGGATGACTGATGACTGATTTCATCAACTGCTCTAAAAATCTTCTCCGCCATTTCCAAGCAGTCATTGATGCTTGAAAAAACCTTTCCTGACTTTTCCCCACCTCTGGTCCAGCCAAAATGCGCGCAAATCACATCCACTCCCACCTTTGTCATTTCTCTGGCCTGGGCTTCATTAAAGACAAAAGCAATCGTAAACAGATTTGCTTTAACCGCTTTTTCCATAAATTCAACTTCTCTTTGATACCCTAAACCGCTTTCCTCAAGCCATTCCCGTAATTGTCCATCAATTAATCCAATCGTCGGAAAATTATTAACCCCACTAAAACCCAATTCCTTTACTTTTTGAATCAATTCTTCATGCGTATAATTGGGATCTGTGGCATGAATCCCACAGATTACCGCTTTGTCTTTTAGTTTAGGCAGTATTTCCCGGCTCGCAAAATCAAAAACCAGATCATTACTGTTACTAAACGGCATCATACAACCAATGGAAGGAATACCGGCCGCGCGAAACCGCCCGGCACTAAGCGCCAGCAATAAATCCGCCCCGCCTTTAATCGCCTGCTTGGCAAAAAGCCCGGAGCCAACAGCCACTCCAATCACCGGTTTATTCATCTTCAAACTATTTTTTATCATCTTTTCGATCGCTTCTTTTTTTTTCATGGCCCACTCCCACTCAAATCAATCTAGCTTTATTATATACTCATTTCCCGAAAATGCAAAAAGACTACTGCCGGAACCTGCATTAGACTGAAGTGATTAAAAACCTATCCCCGTACCGACAATTGTTACATCAGGTTGTGTGCATCAAAGCGAACACGGCGATAGCCTGTCCGATTTGCAGCACACAACCGATTAACAATTGGTCGGTACGGCAGTTTATCAATAACTCTAATCTATTACAATTCTGCAATAGTCCTCATTTACTTGTGTGATTTACTAAATCTATAAGCCGAGTTCTGTTTAAATAGTCATCTATCTCGATTTATTGTTGCCAATAAATTCTAGCGACCTACCATAGGACAACGACGAGCAGCCGTCTTTTAAAATCCGTTCTTGGTCTTGCTCCAGGTGGGGTTTACATAGCCGATGTGTCACCACATCACTGGTGAGCTCTTACCTCACCCTTTCAGCCTTACCATTGCTGGCGGTATTCTTTCTGTTGCACTTGCCTTAGAGTTGCCTCCACCGGGTGTTACCCGGCACCCTGCTCTGTGGAGCTCGGACTTTCCTCAACTGGATTACTCCAGGTGCGACTATCTGATTTACTAAATCACTGTAGTATACAATAATTAGCGCTAAACTTCAAGTCTTATTTAATCACTTGTTCAGTAATTCATAATGAAATCTTGGGATGATTCCGCCACCATTATTTCTGGGCATTCTATGCCTAAATGCTCGGCCAGAATATTCTTAAAACAATCGACAACCCACTTTTCAGTGCCATAATGCCCGGCATCCAAAACCCAAAAATTATTTTCAAGCGCCCGTTGACCATCATGATGTTTTAAATCCCCGGTAATCAACACATCGGCTCTTTTGCTTTTGGCCAGTCCTATCATATCCGCCCCGGCACCGGAACAAATGGCCACGCGACGAATAATCTCCGGTGCCGCTCCAGCGCCCCTTAAAACACTCAAGCCTAACGTCTCTTTGACATGGGTGATAAACATCGCTGCTTCCATTGGATGACTTAAGACCCCGATTTTTCCCAAACCTACTTCATTGATTAACTGGCCATTTTCCAGTGGGATCACATCATATGCCATTTCTTCGTAAGGGTGACTTCTCTTGAGTTGCAAAATCAGATTCTTTAGTTCCTGCTCCGGTATGATGGATTCAATCCGATCTTCAGCCGCACTGCTAAGGGTATTGATTTTTCCGCTAAACGGATTGGCTCCCGTCAATGGGCGAAAAGTTCCGATTCCAGAAGAACGATAGGTGCAATAATCATAATCACCAATACTGCCGGCGCCGTTTTTTCCAAAAACATCAATTAATTTCGCGGTATATTCGACTGGCGAATAGACCACCAATTTATAATATATCGTCGGATTGGAGGGTTCTAACGTCCGAATTTTATCCAATCCCATTCGTTTCGCCAAATAATCATTAAGACCGGCTACACCCTTATCCATATTGGTATGCGCGACATAAACCGCAATGTCATTTTTAATTAATTCTTCAATCATCGCGCCTTTAACCGTATCCGATGAAAGAGTTTTCAGACCTTTAAAAATAAAGGGATGATGCGCAATAATCAGATCAACGTTTTTTGAAACGGCTTCATTCACGACTGCGGTGGTAATATCCAATGTTAATAAAATTCGATGAATAGCTTGTTTGCGGCTGCCGACTTGAAGACCGACATTATCCCAATCTTCGGCTATTTTAGGCGGTGCGACGATTTCAACCGCCTGCATGATTTGACTTAATTTGATAGACATTTTTTAACCTCATTTAGTTTTTCTATAAACTGGCTACTGACAGCAAATTGTTGTTTAGCAACAGCTGTCGTTTTCCCTTGTGTATTTAGGACAATTTTATTTTCCAAATAAATCTTACGATCGATTAAAGCTTTTAGCAAGGGATGCTGATGTTGATCATATTCAAAACCTAATTCATATTCCAACGGATTGCTGATAACCATTTCTCCTGGTACGACCACCATGATTTCATAGATGCGTTCCATTTCCTGACATAAGTCTTCCTTGATGATGCGATATCCCCGCTGTTCCAGATATTTTCGCAGCACAGCCTGGTTATTCATCGGTTGCAGCACCAGTTTTTTCATTTTCAGTGCTACCTGTCGATCCCTTTCCAACAAATCCCGAATCAGCAGTCCGCCCATTCCCGCCATTACCACAGCTTGTACCTCGCCCGGTTGAAGCACAGAAAGACCCGAACCAAGTCGGGTCTCAATCAGTTTTTCTAATTTAAAATCGGCAATAATTTTTTCTGCCTTTTTCAGCGGTTTAGCATTTATATCGCTGGCAATTGCAAAATCCACCTGACCCGCTGCCACCAGTGAAACCGGCAGATAACCATGATCTGTTCCGATATCTGCCATTGTTTTTACTCCGGCAACGCAATTACCAATAACCGCTAACCGAGGACTTAACTTGATCTTCATTTTAGGTTAAATAATCCTTTAATTTTTTACTGCGGCTGGGATGTCTCAGTTTTCGTAATGCTTTGGCTTCAATCTGACGAATTCGTTCCCGGGTAACGTTAAACTCTTTCCCTACTTCTTCCAGTGTTCGCGCTCTGCCGTCATCTAAGCCAAAACGCAACCGCAGCACTTTTTCCTCGCGTTCGGTAAGGGTATTTAAGACTTCAATCAGTTGCTCTTTCAATAAGGCATAAGATGCCGCTTCGGCCGGTGCCGGAGCGTCTTCATCGGGAATAAAATCACCCAAATGACTATCTTCTTCTTCTCCGATTGGTGTTTCAAGCGAAACCGGGTCCTGGGCAATTTTTTGAATCTCTCTAACTTTTTCTTCCGAAAAGCCCATTTCTTTACCAATTTCAGCCGGAGTTGGTTCGCGTCCATATTCCTGGAGTAATTGTCGCGATACGCGAATCAACTTATTAATGGTCTCCACCATATGAACCGGGATTCGAATCGTTCTGGCCTGATCGGCGATAGCTCGTGTAATCGCCTGTCTGATCCACCAAGTCGCATAGGTACTAAATTTAAATCCTTTGGTATAATCAAATTTCTCAACTGCTTTAATCAAGCCGAGATTGCCTTCCTGAATTAAATCTAAAAAAGACATGCCCCGACCAACATAACGTTTGGCAATACTGACCACCAAACGAAGATTTGCTTCCGCCAGTTCTTTTTTGGCCGAATCATCACCCGCTTCCATCCGCTTGGCTAAAGCCATTTCCTGATCACCGGTCAACAATGGCACCTTGCCAATTTCTTTAAGATAAAGTCGAACCGGATCATTAACACTGACGGAGTCAGCCAGTTCAAGTTCTTTTTGATTTTCTTCTTCTAACTCGGCAGCTTCTAAAGCTTCCATCTCAAGATCTGAAAAAGAAATTTCAATGCCCTCTTTTTGGAGGAATAAATAAATGGAATCAATTTCTTCCGGATCAAGATCAACCTTTTCCAGGATTTCTTCAAAATCATGATTATTCAAACTTCCTTTAGTTTTACCGCGTTTTAAAAGTTGTTGTACTTCCGGCATCAAATCTATCGGAACTTTTTCAATTTCAACGTCATCGTCATCAATAATTGTGATAACTTCTTTTCTTACTTTTTCTGGCTTCATCTTAGTGCCTCCCGTTTTCTTTCATCATTTTCTTAATTTCTATAAATTGATTGGTAAGCCTGGCCACTGCATCGTCATTGCCATTGGCTGATTCTCTTTTAATTTGTTCAGACAGCCCTTCGAGTTGGGCTTTATTATAAAAACGCTTCATTATTTCCAAAGCATCTTGATAATCCAACCGGGAGACCTCTTCGTCATTCATCATAAATGCAACTATTCTTTTTACTTCTTCCGAATCATCAAAATGCGCCATCAGCTGATTTATTTCAACTTTCATCCCTGCTTGACGCTTTTCTAAGACGGCTTGAAGTAATTCTTTATAAAAACGCTCGGTTAAAAAATCCATTGGGAATTCATCAATCATTTCTTCGGCCCTTAAACAATATCGGACCGCTAATTCTTGAGCCTTTCGATACGCCTTGGGGATCTTCTGCCCCAATCCATCGTCGTGACTAATATTAAACACAAGCGAATCGTTGCCCGGCGCTTTTGTTTTCGAACGAATCACTTCGCGTCGAATCACTTCCTGGTTAATGCCAGTTTCACGCGCAACCATTTTGCTGTAATAATCGATCTCCACCGATGTTTCTAACTGCTTTAATATTTTTATTGCTTCT
This is a stretch of genomic DNA from Acetobacterium woodii DSM 1030. It encodes these proteins:
- a CDS encoding phosphoenolpyruvate hydrolase family protein, whose amino-acid sequence is MAIKREEVLRRLREQGEKGISVVGAGAGTGISAKCAEAGGVDLIIIYNSGRYRMAGRGSLAGLLSYGDANAIVMDMAREVVTIVKDTPVLAGVCGTDPFRDMEMFLKQVKEAGFSGVQNFPTVGLIDGVFRQNLEETNMGYDLEVEMIRKAHELDLVTTPYVFNVDEAEKMAKAGADVLVAHMGLTTKGSIGAESAKTLDDCVKLTQEICDAGKAVNPDVMVIVHGGPVAEPEDAKYVLDRTKGVCGFFGASSIERLPTEIAITKQVKDFKEIKL
- a CDS encoding Tm-1-like ATP-binding domain-containing protein; protein product: MKNVLIVGTFDTKGHEFQFVKELIEKRGLTTTTVNCGVIGEPLFVPDITSETVAIAGGSSLEELKLKNDRGLGIDVMMAGAAKITKDLYNQGKVAGIISLGGSAGTTIGTYAMRSLPVGVPKIMVSTVASGDTRPYVGEKDITMMYSVVDISGINSISNHILANAANAIAGMASFDIPELKVEKTLLAATMFGVTTPCVTAAREYLEEQGYEVLVFHATGAGGMAMESLIEAGFIKGVFDATTTEWCDEVAGGVFTAGPTRLEAAAKAGIPEVVSVGALDMVNFGAIETVPEKYKNRNLYKHNASVTLMRTTVEECSQMGKIIAGKLNMATGPVALFIPLKGVSAIDVEGAPFYGPMEDAELFEQLRENMNDKVEVIEMDTDINDPTFAIAMAKKLISMIEA
- a CDS encoding sigma-54-dependent Fis family transcriptional regulator, which codes for MKKKEAIEKMIKNSLKMNKPVIGVAVGSGLFAKQAIKGGADLLLALSAGRFRAAGIPSIGCMMPFSNSNDLVFDFASREILPKLKDKAVICGIHATDPNYTHEELIQKVKELGFSGVNNFPTIGLIDGQLREWLEESGLGYQREVEFMEKAVKANLFTIAFVFNEAQAREMTKVGVDVICAHFGWTRGGEKSGKVFSSINDCLEMAEKIFRAVDEISHQSSKMIYGGPINSPEDAYYFYKNSQTIGYIGGSSFERIPTELAISETTDKFKNYYKLKQENKHLKKELLKKRGFDEIVGQSLIMQDMYELINKVADKDVNVLIQGESGTGKELVAKALHFNSKRCLGPLIKVNCAALPPNLLESELFGHEKGAFTGAEKRRLGKFELANHGTLFLDEIGEMDIDLQAKVLRIIQQQEFERVGGEKTIYVDVRIVCATNVDIKQAVESNHFREDLYYRLNVVEIRTPPLRRHTEDIPLLCNRFLDEFKTKYQLEEKRLAPAVIAYLMECQWPGNVRELKHVLERAVILSDGKYIRREDLEVEDFNLSGQSNQRQPEEAVAQEINAEILTNSKEQLEKNYILEVLNDCQWNRTEAAKRMGISRRTLYNKILKYNLSLE
- a CDS encoding Nif3-like dinuclear metal center hexameric protein produces the protein MSIKLSQIMQAVEIVAPPKIAEDWDNVGLQVGSRKQAIHRILLTLDITTAVVNEAVSKNVDLIIAHHPFIFKGLKTLSSDTVKGAMIEELIKNDIAVYVAHTNMDKGVAGLNDYLAKRMGLDKIRTLEPSNPTIYYKLVVYSPVEYTAKLIDVFGKNGAGSIGDYDYCTYRSSGIGTFRPLTGANPFSGKINTLSSAAEDRIESIIPEQELKNLILQLKRSHPYEEMAYDVIPLENGQLINEVGLGKIGVLSHPMEAAMFITHVKETLGLSVLRGAGAAPEIIRRVAICSGAGADMIGLAKSKRADVLITGDLKHHDGQRALENNFWVLDAGHYGTEKWVVDCFKNILAEHLGIECPEIMVAESSQDFIMNY
- a CDS encoding tRNA (adenine(22)-N(1))-methyltransferase → MKIKLSPRLAVIGNCVAGVKTMADIGTDHGYLPVSLVAAGQVDFAIASDINAKPLKKAEKIIADFKLEKLIETRLGSGLSVLQPGEVQAVVMAGMGGLLIRDLLERDRQVALKMKKLVLQPMNNQAVLRKYLEQRGYRIIKEDLCQEMERIYEIMVVVPGEMVISNPLEYELGFEYDQHQHPLLKALIDRKIYLENKIVLNTQGKTTAVAKQQFAVSSQFIEKLNEVKKCLSN
- the rpoD gene encoding RNA polymerase sigma factor RpoD — translated: MKPEKVRKEVITIIDDDDVEIEKVPIDLMPEVQQLLKRGKTKGSLNNHDFEEILEKVDLDPEEIDSIYLFLQKEGIEISFSDLEMEALEAAELEEENQKELELADSVSVNDPVRLYLKEIGKVPLLTGDQEMALAKRMEAGDDSAKKELAEANLRLVVSIAKRYVGRGMSFLDLIQEGNLGLIKAVEKFDYTKGFKFSTYATWWIRQAITRAIADQARTIRIPVHMVETINKLIRVSRQLLQEYGREPTPAEIGKEMGFSEEKVREIQKIAQDPVSLETPIGEEEDSHLGDFIPDEDAPAPAEAASYALLKEQLIEVLNTLTEREEKVLRLRFGLDDGRARTLEEVGKEFNVTRERIRQIEAKALRKLRHPSRSKKLKDYLT